A single region of the Cinclus cinclus chromosome 10, bCinCin1.1, whole genome shotgun sequence genome encodes:
- the TM4SF1 gene encoding transmembrane 4 L6 family member 1: MCFGRCDRCVGYKLLILALLCIVANTLLYFPNGETRFASEHHLSKYVECLHGILGGGFLVLIPAAVFIGLHSDDCCGCFGHEGCGKSCAVLSSVLAAFVGMLGSGYCITISALGLSQGPYCFSYLERNWMYPFTDSSGGYLFEYNKWSECQEPLNIVQWNITLFSILLVLGGIEFILCFMQIINGILGGLCGLCCSHEELAEKSLTQSKHDLSVTGLESTHE, from the exons ATGTGTTTTGGAAGGTGTGATAGATGTGTTGGTTATAAGTTGCTCATCCTTGCCCTCCTCTGCATCGTGGCCAACACTTTACTTTATTTTCCCAATGGTGAAACAAGATTTGCTTCAGAGCATCACCTCAGCAAATACGTGGAGTGCCTTCATGGCATTCTAGGTGGAGGCTTTCTG GTGCTCATTCCAGCTGCAGTGTTCATTGGGCTTCACAGTGACGACTGCTGCGGGTGCTTTGGCCATGAGGGCTGTGGAAAGAGCTGTGCC GTGCTGTCCTCAGTTCTGGCAGCCTTTGTTGGGATGCTTGGCTCTGGATACTGTATAACCATTTCAGCCCTGGGCTTATCTCAAGGACCATATTGTTTTAGCTACCTAGAGAGAAACTGGATGTATCCTTTCACTGACTCCTCTGGAGG GTATTTGTTTGAGTATAACAAGTGGTCTGAATGTCAGGAGCCTCTAAACATCGTGCAGTGGAACATCACCCTCTTTTCCATCCTCCTCGTTTTGGGAGGAATAGAATTCATTCTGTGCTTCATGCAGATAATCAATGGCATTCTTGGAGGACTGTGTGGGTTGTGCTGCAGTCATGAGGAG CTGGCAGAGAAGTCCCTCACGCAGAGTAAACATGACCTTTCAGTAACAGGCTTGGAATCAACTCATGAATAA